In Candidatus Pelagibacter sp. HIMB1321, a single genomic region encodes these proteins:
- the glyS gene encoding glycine--tRNA ligase subunit beta translates to MSELFLELFSEEIPVSLQKDIREKLILDIKKVFEEKSIKFKKYFSLSTPNRLVVVFQNLDREVKIKSEEIKGPSTTSPPQALEGFLKSQKISKKQVFKKKNDKGEFYFYKTKEAKLKTLDLIKQRLPKILIEFKWKKSMKWGSYNLNWGRPLKSILCVFDKKVINFSIGHLKSSNYTFLDKDFEERKKTFNDFNIYQKSLEQTGTIIDQDKRKDHIRNEIEKILKKKNLIIDENEKLLDEVNNLVDQPHIIECSFDKKFLTIPQEILVLTMQSHQKYFPLFTKKKEITNEFIVVANKKDNKGLIKIGNERVVKARLEDAEFFWNKDKSQNLVKKVSGLKNMNFFKGLGTYFDKVQRMRKLAAMISDELLISKEKVELSATICKTDLISEIVSEFPELQGIMGGHISHFQGFDKEISEAVKEQYLPTGPHSNVSKKPYSITLSLSDRIDTLVGFFGINEKPSSSKDPYALRRVAYGIIRMIIENKKDIKINDIISYSLNIYLDQDFKFSNNNIIKDISFFLKDRFKYYLKDKNFRPDIVDAAVKILDLNKISTTYEKAKSLNKIIEKPLGMDVVSSYRRAFNIINSETKKAGENLTNTTDPGIFNNEYEKALFKKTNELKQHFAMVENKQNFDEILSSLASAKKEIFDFFDNVKVNDESEIIKKNRLELLSFFCKTYENFIDFQLIKDANE, encoded by the coding sequence ATGTCTGAATTATTTTTAGAGTTATTTAGTGAAGAAATTCCAGTTTCACTTCAAAAAGATATAAGAGAAAAATTGATTTTAGATATTAAAAAAGTTTTTGAGGAAAAATCAATTAAATTTAAAAAATATTTCTCATTATCAACACCAAACAGACTTGTTGTTGTTTTTCAAAATCTGGATAGAGAAGTTAAAATTAAATCTGAAGAAATAAAAGGTCCAAGCACAACATCTCCACCTCAAGCTTTAGAAGGTTTTTTAAAATCTCAAAAAATCTCCAAAAAACAAGTTTTTAAAAAGAAAAATGACAAAGGTGAATTTTATTTTTACAAAACCAAGGAAGCTAAATTAAAAACCCTAGATTTAATCAAACAACGTCTTCCAAAAATTTTAATTGAATTTAAGTGGAAAAAATCAATGAAATGGGGAAGCTACAACTTAAATTGGGGCAGGCCATTAAAATCAATATTGTGTGTATTTGATAAAAAAGTAATAAATTTTTCAATAGGCCATTTAAAATCTTCAAATTACACATTTTTAGATAAAGATTTTGAGGAGAGAAAAAAAACTTTTAATGATTTTAATATTTATCAAAAATCTCTAGAACAAACTGGCACAATTATAGATCAAGATAAAAGAAAAGATCATATCAGAAACGAAATAGAAAAAATTTTAAAAAAAAAGAATTTAATTATTGATGAAAATGAGAAATTATTAGATGAAGTCAACAACCTTGTAGATCAACCACATATTATAGAATGTTCATTTGATAAAAAGTTTTTAACAATACCTCAAGAGATATTAGTTTTAACAATGCAATCGCATCAAAAATATTTTCCCCTTTTTACTAAAAAAAAGGAAATTACTAATGAGTTTATAGTTGTTGCAAATAAAAAAGATAACAAAGGTTTGATTAAGATAGGGAACGAGAGAGTTGTTAAGGCAAGACTAGAGGATGCTGAATTTTTTTGGAATAAAGATAAATCTCAAAATTTAGTGAAAAAAGTTTCTGGACTTAAGAATATGAATTTTTTCAAGGGTCTTGGCACATATTTTGACAAGGTTCAAAGAATGCGAAAATTAGCAGCTATGATTTCTGATGAACTGCTAATTAGTAAAGAGAAAGTCGAACTTTCAGCAACAATTTGTAAAACGGATTTAATCTCAGAAATTGTTAGTGAATTTCCAGAGTTGCAAGGAATTATGGGTGGTCATATTTCCCATTTTCAAGGGTTTGACAAAGAAATTTCTGAAGCTGTTAAGGAACAATATTTACCTACAGGCCCTCATTCAAATGTTTCAAAAAAGCCTTATAGTATTACTCTTTCTCTATCAGATAGAATTGACACTCTAGTAGGTTTCTTTGGGATAAACGAAAAACCTTCAAGTTCAAAAGACCCTTACGCTTTAAGAAGAGTTGCGTATGGTATTATTAGGATGATTATTGAGAATAAAAAAGATATCAAAATTAATGATATTATTTCTTATTCTCTAAATATTTATTTAGATCAAGATTTTAAATTTTCAAATAACAACATAATTAAAGACATTTCATTTTTTTTAAAAGATAGATTTAAATATTATTTGAAAGATAAAAATTTTAGACCAGACATTGTTGATGCTGCAGTTAAAATTTTAGATTTGAACAAAATTTCTACAACTTATGAGAAAGCAAAAAGTCTTAATAAAATAATCGAAAAACCCCTTGGTATGGATGTCGTGTCTTCTTATAGAAGAGCTTTTAATATTATTAATTCAGAAACAAAAAAAGCTGGTGAAAATCTTACCAATACAACTGATCCTGGAATTTTTAATAATGAATATGAAAAGGCCTTATTTAAAAAAACTAATGAATTAAAACAACATTTTGCCATGGTTGAAAATAAACAAAATTTTGATGAGATACTAAGCTCTCTTGCGTCAGCAAAAAAAGAGATTTTTGATTTCTTTGATAATGTAAAAGTAAATGATGAAAGTGAAATTATCAAAAAAAATAGATTGGAACTATTAAGTTTCTTCTGTAAAACCTACGAGAATTTTATAGATTTTCAATTGATCAAAGATGCCAATGAATAA
- a CDS encoding glucosamine inositolphosphorylceramide transferase family protein, whose protein sequence is MKKLKKIKIGFLVNEGLIDNYNYQLLKWLKKNSDKFIVSSFISIENSKKKIIFNKIPKKIFFKFIIFFEYLILFFLKKHTNHLKKFKLNKTIRSQISIQKNSFEKEIFNKKDLIKIRKEKYDVIIRACNDVLSGDILKVSTYGILSFHHGDYKKFRGSPAGFWEVFFKEPNTGFIIQKIDKKLDAGKIVEKGFFSTQSFFLLNQAELYKKSLFYLKNILLKLYEDKKFKFLDSANPGKIYEIPKVCNQFIYLVSTLKMLSKKIFIKKKYFKLAFFDKNNLKKPIIIGNTNAKNFLADPFLVEKKDNLFCFAEEFNYTKKKGEIVCIELNKKKFNKKSTILKESFHLSFPYIFEYKKKLFMCPDTSEISEIRLYLCTDFPYKWRYYKTIIKDINAVDTMIFQKKNFWWMITNIDRTSSKDFNHDLSIYYSKNGPLTNKWFQHKKNPLKNNSLGSRNGGLIINNNKIIRISQNQGFDNYGESINFNEVMSINENDYKEKKIKSDLLDKINNSLKSKDIHHLSNIKNKVIVDFK, encoded by the coding sequence TTGAAAAAATTGAAAAAGATTAAGATAGGTTTTTTAGTAAATGAAGGTCTTATTGATAATTATAATTATCAATTATTAAAATGGTTAAAAAAAAATAGTGATAAATTCATAGTTTCATCTTTTATTTCAATTGAAAATTCAAAAAAAAAAATAATATTCAATAAAATTCCAAAAAAAATATTTTTTAAATTTATAATATTTTTTGAATACTTGATTTTATTTTTTTTAAAAAAACATACTAACCATCTTAAAAAATTTAAATTAAACAAAACTATTCGATCACAAATATCTATTCAGAAAAATAGCTTTGAAAAAGAAATTTTTAATAAAAAAGACTTAATAAAAATCAGAAAAGAAAAGTATGATGTAATAATTCGAGCATGTAATGATGTTTTAAGTGGCGATATTCTTAAAGTATCAACTTACGGTATTTTATCATTTCATCACGGAGATTATAAAAAATTTAGAGGTTCACCGGCTGGTTTTTGGGAGGTTTTTTTCAAAGAGCCAAACACAGGTTTTATAATCCAAAAAATTGACAAAAAACTAGATGCTGGAAAAATTGTCGAGAAAGGGTTTTTTTCTACACAAAGCTTTTTTCTTTTAAATCAAGCTGAGCTTTATAAGAAAAGTCTGTTTTACCTAAAGAATATTTTGCTAAAGTTATATGAAGACAAAAAGTTTAAATTTCTTGATAGTGCTAACCCTGGTAAAATTTATGAAATACCAAAAGTCTGCAATCAATTTATTTATTTAGTAAGTACTTTAAAAATGTTATCCAAAAAAATTTTCATTAAAAAAAAATATTTTAAACTAGCTTTTTTTGATAAAAATAATCTTAAAAAACCAATCATAATTGGGAATACAAACGCAAAAAACTTTTTAGCTGATCCTTTTTTAGTAGAAAAAAAAGATAATCTTTTTTGTTTTGCTGAAGAATTTAATTACACAAAAAAAAAAGGAGAAATTGTTTGTATTGAATTAAATAAAAAAAAATTTAATAAAAAAAGTACAATTCTTAAAGAAAGTTTCCATTTATCCTTTCCTTATATTTTTGAATATAAAAAAAAACTTTTCATGTGTCCTGATACCTCTGAAATTTCAGAAATAAGATTATATCTATGTACTGATTTTCCTTATAAGTGGAGATACTACAAAACTATAATTAAAGATATTAATGCTGTAGATACTATGATTTTCCAGAAGAAAAATTTTTGGTGGATGATAACTAATATTGATCGCACATCATCTAAAGATTTTAATCATGATCTCTCAATCTATTATTCTAAAAATGGACCTCTTACAAATAAATGGTTTCAACATAAAAAAAACCCCTTAAAAAATAATTCTTTAGGATCAAGAAATGGAGGTCTTATTATTAATAACAACAAAATTATAAGAATTTCTCAAAATCAAGGTTTTGATAATTATGGTGAAAGTATTAATTTTAATGAAGTCATGTCAATTAATGAAAATGATTATAAAGAAAAAAAAATTAAAAGTGATTTATTAGATAAAATTAATAACTCTCTAAAATCAAAAGATATTCACCATCTATCAAATATCAAAAATAAAGTGATTGTTGATTTTAAGTAA
- the ppdK gene encoding pyruvate, phosphate dikinase: MNKFIFNFSSKEVKKIKNPKNILGGKGANLSEMGRMGFPVPPGFTISTNVCDLFYKNKKKLNSKIINQIKSELKVIEKVVKKKFGDLKNPLLLSVRSGARVSMPGMMDTILNLGLNDETVKALSNKTLNGRFAKDSYRRFIQMYGNVVLGVESHHFEELIENYKLTKGVLLDTELDESDWDGLISDFKKVVKEKTQKDFPQNVYDQLLGAISAVFLSWESNRAKIYRKLNQIPSEWGTAVNVQSMVFGNMGNDCATGVVFTRNPSDGSNDIYGEYLINAQGEDVVAGTRTPQYITKKARKDANVKDPSMEESMPKVYKQLEKILIKLETHYKDMQDVEFTVENNKLWILQTRSGKRTSKSAVKIAVDMVKEKLISKKQAILRIDPSSLDTLLHPTLDEKSEINVIANGLPASPGAASGKVVFTSEEAEKLNDMMQDTILVRVETSPEDIQGMHAAKGILTARGGMTSHAAVVARGMGRPCVSGSSEIDINYESKIFKTSELEVKEGDIITIDGSTGRIILGKVPTVKPEISGDFSKLMSWADDTRKLKVRTNSETPIDTKTARDFGAEGIGLCRTEHMFFDEERILSVREMILSKSKEDRAKALAKLLPHQKKDFVEIFKIMDGLPVTVRLLDPPLHEFLPHSDKEIQEVANVVGVDLKEVKSRISELHEQNPMLGHRGCRLGISYPEIYEMQCRAIFEALVELKKNKVKSAFPEIMIPLVSTEVEIKIMKELVNKIAKTVQEENKVKIDFMVGTMIELPRAAVKAKDIAKHAEFFSFGTNDLTQTTFGISRDDSGKFLNDYIDNKIFDIDPFVSIDEGVEDLIEIAVLKGKKQNKKIKLGICGEHGGDPKSIAFCSRVGLNYVSCSPYRVPIARLAAAQAEILKK; the protein is encoded by the coding sequence ATGAATAAGTTTATTTTTAATTTTAGCTCTAAAGAGGTTAAAAAGATTAAAAATCCTAAAAATATTTTAGGTGGAAAAGGTGCAAATTTATCAGAGATGGGAAGAATGGGATTTCCTGTACCTCCAGGTTTTACAATTTCGACAAATGTTTGTGATTTATTTTATAAAAATAAAAAAAAACTCAATTCTAAAATCATTAATCAAATCAAATCTGAGCTTAAGGTAATTGAAAAAGTAGTAAAAAAAAAATTTGGAGATCTAAAAAATCCTTTGTTGCTTTCTGTTAGATCTGGAGCAAGAGTTTCAATGCCAGGTATGATGGATACAATATTAAATCTAGGACTTAACGATGAAACTGTAAAGGCCTTATCCAATAAAACTTTAAATGGAAGGTTTGCAAAAGATAGTTATAGACGATTTATTCAAATGTATGGGAATGTTGTATTAGGTGTGGAAAGTCATCATTTTGAAGAGTTAATTGAAAATTATAAATTAACTAAAGGTGTTCTTTTAGATACTGAATTAGATGAGAGTGATTGGGATGGATTAATTAGTGATTTTAAAAAAGTTGTTAAAGAAAAAACTCAAAAAGACTTTCCTCAAAATGTATATGATCAACTTTTAGGTGCAATTAGTGCGGTATTTTTATCATGGGAAAGCAATAGGGCAAAAATCTATAGAAAATTAAATCAAATACCTTCTGAATGGGGTACTGCCGTTAATGTTCAATCAATGGTTTTTGGAAATATGGGAAACGATTGTGCAACTGGAGTAGTGTTTACAAGAAATCCCTCAGATGGTTCCAATGATATTTACGGAGAATATTTGATTAATGCCCAAGGTGAAGATGTTGTAGCTGGTACTAGAACGCCACAATATATTACTAAAAAGGCTCGCAAAGATGCAAATGTAAAAGATCCATCCATGGAAGAGTCTATGCCTAAAGTCTATAAACAATTAGAAAAAATTTTGATTAAGCTGGAAACTCATTACAAAGATATGCAGGATGTTGAGTTTACTGTTGAAAACAATAAACTTTGGATTTTGCAAACTAGGTCAGGAAAAAGAACTTCTAAGTCAGCAGTAAAAATAGCTGTTGATATGGTTAAAGAAAAATTAATTTCTAAAAAACAGGCTATTCTGAGAATAGATCCAAGTTCTTTAGATACTTTGTTACATCCAACATTAGATGAAAAAAGCGAAATAAATGTAATAGCAAATGGTCTTCCAGCATCACCAGGGGCTGCAAGTGGCAAAGTAGTTTTTACTTCAGAAGAGGCTGAAAAATTAAACGATATGATGCAGGATACTATATTGGTTAGAGTAGAAACTTCTCCTGAAGATATTCAGGGAATGCATGCTGCAAAAGGTATTTTAACTGCAAGGGGAGGTATGACAAGTCATGCGGCTGTCGTTGCAAGAGGTATGGGTAGACCTTGTGTTTCTGGATCAAGTGAAATTGATATTAATTATGAAAGTAAAATTTTCAAAACTTCTGAGCTTGAAGTTAAAGAGGGTGATATTATTACAATTGACGGTTCTACAGGAAGGATAATCCTTGGAAAGGTTCCAACAGTTAAACCTGAAATTTCTGGTGATTTTTCAAAATTAATGAGCTGGGCAGATGATACTAGAAAATTAAAAGTAAGAACAAATTCAGAAACTCCTATTGATACAAAAACAGCAAGAGATTTTGGTGCAGAGGGAATTGGTTTATGCAGAACAGAACATATGTTTTTTGATGAGGAAAGAATTTTATCCGTAAGAGAGATGATTTTATCAAAATCAAAAGAGGACAGGGCAAAAGCATTAGCAAAATTATTACCACATCAGAAAAAAGACTTTGTAGAGATTTTTAAAATAATGGATGGATTGCCTGTAACTGTAAGATTATTAGATCCGCCATTACATGAGTTTTTGCCTCATTCAGACAAAGAAATTCAAGAAGTGGCAAATGTGGTCGGAGTAGACTTAAAGGAAGTTAAATCAAGAATATCTGAATTACATGAGCAAAATCCTATGCTTGGTCATAGAGGTTGTAGATTGGGCATTTCTTACCCTGAAATATATGAAATGCAATGTAGAGCAATTTTTGAGGCTTTAGTTGAATTGAAAAAGAATAAAGTAAAATCAGCTTTTCCTGAAATTATGATTCCCTTAGTTTCTACAGAAGTTGAAATTAAGATCATGAAAGAATTAGTCAATAAAATTGCAAAAACTGTTCAAGAGGAAAACAAAGTAAAAATTGATTTTATGGTTGGAACTATGATTGAGCTTCCAAGAGCAGCAGTTAAAGCGAAAGATATCGCAAAACATGCTGAGTTTTTTAGCTTTGGAACTAATGATTTAACTCAAACCACATTTGGAATAAGTAGAGATGATAGTGGTAAATTTTTAAATGATTACATTGATAATAAAATTTTTGATATTGATCCATTTGTTTCAATTGACGAAGGTGTTGAAGATTTGATTGAGATTGCAGTTTTAAAAGGCAAGAAGCAAAATAAAAAAATTAAATTAGGTATATGTGGCGAGCATGGAGGTGATCCTAAAAGTATAGCTTTTTGCTCTAGAGTTGGTTTAAATTATGTTTCATGCTCTCCATACAGAGTACCAATTGCAAGATTAGCAGCAGCCCAAGCTGAGATTTTAAAAAAATAA
- a CDS encoding PQQ-dependent sugar dehydrogenase, whose product MKFLKKNIFLFLSLFLLVVIILGYFLNKESSSSKKNEISNFAQQLKIRNNQIAKIQQNLFLKGKDINELINEDQIDFRKIIENQILVDFNGYNFSKKKINENLLEGYLFSKFSTNDILFTGNIGASATAFIDFYNQDKNIILATYDGIFAKAKISTPEKFTKIPSNIKELIKYKKFYTHDHYGIKDILVDKDILYVSYIGQKIKDCFDLKIISANLNDNYLNFDLFYQTKDCVNVKNNHGFWAHQGAGGRLAKIDNSNLLFTTGDFRNRPLAQNQNNEFGKIIIINTKNRKSNIISIGHRNPQGLYYSENFDFIISTEHGPKGGDEINLNHRPLTKIKNFGWPISSYGEHYAKNYSKKILDEAPLRKSHKKYGFEEPIKYFDPSIGISQLISLNDNDYEFFVGAMGNEIKEQDLGVHYIKLDKSRKKIVQHNYIPLNERVRDIVISEDKNIILLFLETTSSIAILEKIEKD is encoded by the coding sequence ATGAAATTTTTAAAAAAAAATATTTTTCTATTTTTATCATTATTTCTTTTAGTAGTCATAATTCTTGGATACTTTTTGAATAAAGAAAGTTCCTCATCAAAAAAAAATGAGATCTCAAATTTTGCTCAACAATTAAAAATTAGAAATAATCAAATAGCGAAAATACAACAAAATCTTTTTTTAAAAGGGAAGGATATTAATGAATTGATCAATGAAGATCAGATTGATTTTAGAAAAATTATTGAAAATCAAATATTAGTTGATTTCAATGGATACAATTTTTCTAAAAAAAAAATTAATGAAAACCTGTTAGAGGGTTACTTATTTTCTAAATTTTCAACTAATGATATTTTATTTACTGGAAATATTGGTGCATCAGCGACTGCATTTATTGATTTTTACAATCAAGATAAAAACATAATTTTAGCAACATATGATGGGATTTTTGCAAAAGCAAAAATTTCAACTCCAGAAAAATTTACAAAAATTCCATCAAATATTAAAGAGCTTATTAAATATAAAAAATTTTATACTCACGATCATTATGGAATAAAAGATATTTTGGTCGATAAAGATATTTTATATGTTTCATACATTGGCCAAAAAATAAAAGATTGCTTTGATTTAAAAATTATATCTGCCAATTTAAATGATAATTATTTAAATTTTGATTTATTTTATCAGACTAAAGATTGTGTAAATGTAAAAAACAATCATGGATTTTGGGCGCATCAAGGTGCTGGTGGACGATTAGCAAAAATTGATAATTCTAACTTATTGTTTACAACTGGGGATTTTAGAAACAGGCCATTAGCACAAAATCAAAATAATGAATTTGGGAAAATAATAATCATTAATACTAAAAATAGAAAATCAAATATTATATCTATTGGTCACAGAAATCCTCAAGGACTTTATTATAGTGAAAATTTTGATTTTATAATTTCGACAGAACATGGTCCAAAAGGTGGTGACGAAATTAATTTAAATCATAGACCTTTAACTAAAATTAAAAATTTTGGATGGCCTATTTCATCCTATGGTGAACATTATGCTAAAAATTATTCAAAAAAAATATTGGATGAAGCTCCTCTCAGGAAATCTCATAAAAAATATGGATTTGAGGAACCAATAAAATATTTTGATCCCTCTATAGGTATAAGTCAATTGATATCATTAAATGATAATGATTATGAATTTTTTGTTGGAGCGATGGGTAATGAAATTAAAGAGCAGGATCTGGGCGTACATTATATTAAACTTGATAAATCAAGAAAAAAAATCGTCCAACATAATTATATTCCACTTAATGAAAGAGTGAGAGATATTGTAATTTCTGAGGATAAAAACATTATTCTTTTATTCTTAGAGACAACTTCATCAATAGCAATACTTGAAAAAATTGAAAAAGATTAA